In Massilia forsythiae, one DNA window encodes the following:
- a CDS encoding DUF475 domain-containing protein → MKHFRISFIVTALCLVGSGWWGYEHGGLSGAVTAVGIAAILAVMEVSLSFDNAVVNASVLKDWDEFWKKLFLGVGIVIAVFGMRLLFPLVIVAVAANLSMVDVWHLALENPKAYSQHLTNHHAEVAAFGGMFLLLVFLNFLFDDEKEHHWLGHFEAKLGSLGKVSSISVMIAIAALMASLSLVAEAQKMVVLLSGLWGILVYVGVDVLSNMLEKSEEGGGDVGEMVKRGGIGGFLYLEVLDASFSFDGVIGAFAITNDVVIIMLGLAIGAMFVRSLTVYLVEKGTLDQFVYLEHGAHYAIGILALIMLASMKFHVPELITGLAGVAFIGASVWSSIRYRKQQEALGVQHKEMAGIK, encoded by the coding sequence ATGAAGCACTTCAGAATCTCATTCATCGTCACGGCGCTGTGCCTGGTCGGCTCGGGCTGGTGGGGCTACGAACACGGCGGCCTGAGCGGCGCGGTGACCGCGGTCGGCATCGCCGCGATCCTGGCCGTCATGGAAGTCTCGCTGTCGTTCGACAACGCGGTGGTCAACGCCTCGGTGCTGAAGGACTGGGACGAATTCTGGAAAAAACTGTTCCTAGGCGTCGGCATCGTCATCGCCGTGTTCGGCATGCGCCTGCTGTTCCCGCTGGTGATCGTGGCGGTGGCGGCCAACCTGAGCATGGTCGACGTGTGGCACCTGGCGCTGGAAAACCCGAAGGCGTATTCGCAGCACCTGACCAACCACCACGCGGAGGTGGCGGCGTTCGGCGGCATGTTCCTGCTGCTGGTGTTCCTGAATTTCCTGTTCGACGACGAGAAGGAACACCACTGGCTGGGCCACTTCGAAGCCAAGCTCGGTTCGCTCGGCAAGGTGTCTTCGATCTCGGTGATGATCGCGATCGCTGCCCTGATGGCCAGCTTGTCGCTGGTCGCCGAAGCGCAGAAGATGGTGGTGCTGCTGTCCGGCCTGTGGGGCATCCTGGTCTACGTCGGCGTGGATGTGCTGAGCAACATGCTGGAAAAGTCGGAAGAGGGCGGCGGCGACGTCGGCGAGATGGTCAAGCGCGGCGGTATCGGCGGCTTCCTGTACCTGGAAGTGCTGGATGCATCGTTCAGCTTCGACGGCGTGATCGGCGCGTTCGCCATCACCAACGACGTCGTGATCATCATGCTGGGCCTGGCGATCGGTGCGATGTTCGTGCGTTCGCTGACGGTGTACCTGGTGGAAAAGGGCACGCTCGACCAGTTCGTCTACCTGGAGCACGGCGCCCACTATGCGATCGGCATCCTGGCCCTGATCATGTTGGCGAGCATGAAGTTCCATGTGCCCGAACTGATCACCGGCCTGGCAGG